The Equus asinus isolate D_3611 breed Donkey chromosome 4, EquAss-T2T_v2, whole genome shotgun sequence genome has a segment encoding these proteins:
- the LGALS1 gene encoding galectin-1, with translation MACGLVASNLNLKPGECLRVRGEVAPDAKSFVLNLGKDSDNLCLHFNPRFNMHGDANTIVCNSKDGGAWGTEQRESAFPFQPGSVMEVCISFDKADLTITLPDGYSFKFPNRLNLEAVNYLSANGDFKIKCVAFE, from the exons ATGGCTTGT GGTCTGGTCGCCAGCAACCTGAATCTCAAACCCGGGGAGTGCCTCCGAGTGCGGGGCGAAGTGGCCCCCGACGCCAAGAG CTTTGTGCTGAACCTGGGCAAAGACAGCGACAACCTGTGCCTGCACTTCAACCCTCGCTTCAACATGCACGGGGACGCCAACACCATTGTGTGCAACAGCAAGGATGGCGGGGCCTGGGGGACCGAGCAACGGGAGTCGGCCTTCCCCTTCCAGCCTGGAAGTGTCatggag GTGTGCATCTCCTTCGACAAGGCAGACCTGACCATCACGCTGCCGGATGGCTACTCGTTCAAGTTCCCCAACCGCCTCAACCTGGAGGCCGTCAACTACCTGTCGGCCAACGGTGACTTCAAGATCAAGTGTGTGGCCTTTGAGTGA